From a single Apium graveolens cultivar Ventura chromosome 2, ASM990537v1, whole genome shotgun sequence genomic region:
- the LOC141708554 gene encoding E3 ubiquitin-protein ligase SP1-like encodes MESLSRFISANNLEEIDFDDVRWGVRCCFGAVVSFLIGTTLSEDAKKLMSVIRIDQIKDLSLLFDTASIVLPLIVSVSGKVGSDRPMKLKSSNLQPVILRETTKNCILKREVQTEVDSSGNSKEVASWTEEHSDTHTVDNEVPWYLDDGTSQVFVSQGQHASNFLELAGTHVGGYKSKILPVRGTLDSSERELDLDLVVMQSVTKKPVLVTGTPLTVIGEAVKDDLGRIRIEKPEKGPFHVSGNSIDKLINDCERGAWFCTFTSRVGILRYFSDWKANFSLYRPKI; translated from the exons ATGGAGAGTTTGTCAAGATTTATATCAGCAAACAACTTGGAGGAGATTGATTTTGATGATGTTCGTTGGGGAGTACGCTGTTGTTTTGGTGCTGTTGTGTCGTTTCTTATCGGGACAACTTTGTCTGA ggaTGCAAAGAAACTTATGAGTGTTATTCGCATTGATCAAATAAAGGATTTGT CGCTTTTATTTGATACTGCATCCATAGTGTTGCCTCTGATCGTTAGTGTATCTGGAAAAGTCGGTTCGGATAGGCCTATGAAGTTGAAGTCTAGCAATTTGCAGCCTGTAATTCTTCGCGAGACG ACAAAGAATTGTATCTTAAAACGCGAAGTTCAAACTGAAGTTGACAGCAGCGGCAATAGCAAGGAAGTTGCCTCCTGGACAGAGGAACATTCAGATACTCACACTGTAGATAACGAGGTTCCGTGGTACCTG GATGATGGAACTAGTCAGGTATTTGTGTCACAAGGCCAACATGCCTCAAATTTTTTAGAATTAGCAGGTACACATGTAGGAGGTTACAAATCGAAGATTCTGCCTGTAAGAGGAACACTGGATTCCAGTGAGAGAGAATTG GACCTTGACCTTGTAGTCATGCAAAGCGTCACAAAGAAACCAGTTCTCGTAACTGGTACTCCATTAACAGTTATTGGCGAG GCTGTTAAGGATGACTTGGGAAGGATCCGAATTGAAAAGCCAGAGAAAGGCCCATTTCATGTCTCTGGAAACAGTATCGATAAGCTCATTAATGACTGTGAAAGAGGGGCATG GTTTTGTACATTTACCTCTCGTGTTGGCATCCTACGGTATTTTTCTGATTGGAAAGCAAACTTTTCATTATATCGCCCGAAGATATAG
- the LOC141708551 gene encoding RNA demethylase ALKBH10B-like, protein MSPASGIVHDQAPMLLPNDASSSSCSKDAVIAWFRGEFAAANAIIDVLCNHLSGMHGGGDVYESTFAAIHRRRLNWIPILEMQKYYPISDVVSEIRSVTDKKGNVVEKCSRRGSGGDGDGDMVVVESGGGHEDSNIGGLAKTEITDGDSGYQNVQPKFENLELYSINEDCEAHHAQIKVCKGFVAKELVKGHMVNVVRGLKLYQDLFTDIEISKLTNYVNELRVSGQNGELSGDTFIMYHQQMKGKNKRELIQLGAPIFGPVKKEATSQCQKSQIEPIPETLLGVIDTLVRWHLVSESRKPNSCIINFFDEGEYSQPFLKPPHLDQPISTLLLSQSEMAFGRTLVCDSDGNYKGPLMLSLEKGSLLVMRGNSADMARHVMCPSVSKRISITFFKVQTGENVKNLSPLNRSLTLWQPDIPNGYSVPNGIYNGYEAMDVVSNCSVLRNPLVMFAPMHPMVLSPKRIPGGGTGVFFPWTIGSKNPAKHLPPRTQRGQFFELSSPVETNNTGDTSDAKI, encoded by the exons ATGTCACCGGCATCCGGTATTGTTCATGATCAAGCACCAATGCTCTTACCAAATGATGCCTCCTCATCTTCGTGTTCTAAAGACGCGGTGATCGCTTGGTTCCGTGGCGAGTTTGCAGCCGCGAATGCAATAATCGACGTGCTGTGTAATCATTTGAGTGGGATGCATGGCGGAGGAGATGTTTACGAGTCCACATTTGCAGCTATTCATAGGAGGAGGTTGAACTGGATCCCGATATTGGAGATGCAGAAGTACTATCCCATCAGTGACGTGGTGAGCGAGATAAGAAGCGTGACGGACAAGAAAGGGAATGTGGTCGAAAAATGTTCGAGGAGAGGGAGTGGGGGAGATGGAGATGGAGATATGGTGGTGGTTGAGAGTGGCGGAGGTCACGAAGATAGTAACATTGGTGGATTAGCAAAAACTGAAATTACTGATGGAG ATTCAGGATATCAAAATGTGCAACCCAAGTTTGAAAACCTTGAGTTGTACTCGATCAATGAAGATTGCGAGGCACATCATGCTCAAATCAAAGTCTGTAAAGGGTTCGTAGCCAAGGAGCTGGTAAAAGGGCATATG GTGAATGTTGTGAGAGGGCTCAAGTTGTATCAAGACCTATTCACTGATATTGAGATCTCTAAGCTAACCAACTATGTGAATGAGCTTCGGGTTTCTGGCCAGAATGGAGAACTTTCAG GTGATACCTTTATAATGTACCACCAGCAGATGAAGGGCAAAAACAAGAGAGAGCTGATTCAGCTTGGAGCTCCAATTTTTGGACCTGTTAAAAAGGAAGCTACAAGTCAATGTCAAAAGA GCCAGATCGAGCCAATTCCAGAAACACTTTTAGGTGTCATTGATACTCTGGTTCGCTGGCATTTAGTCTCGGAGAGTAGGAAACCAAACAGCTGCATCATCAACTTCTTTGATGAG GGGGAGTATTCACAGCCCTTCCTAAAACCGCCTCATCTGGACCAGCCTATCTCCACTCTTCTTCTCTCTCAGTCAGAAATGGCTTTTGGACGTACTCTTGTGTGCGACAGTGATGGGAACTATAAAGGGCCACTTATGCTTTCACTGGAAAAAGG GTCCCTCTTAGTGATGAGAGGAAACAGTGCTGATATGgcgaggcatgttatgtgtccATCTGTAAGCAAAAGGATCAGCATCACTTTTTTTAAAGTCCAGACTGGCGAAAATGTGAAAAACTTATCACCTTTGAATAGATCCCTGACCCTGTGGCAACCGGACATCCCAAATGGTTATTCAGTGCCAAATGGAATTTATAATGGCTATGAGGCAATGGATGTTGTTTCCAACTGTAGTGTCCTTCGAAACCCATTGGTTATGTTTGCTCCTATGCATCCAATGGTCCTAAGCCCTAAAAGGATCCCAGGTGGTGGTACCGGGGTTTTCTTTCCCTGGACTATTGGATCAAAAAATCCGGCAAAGCATCTACCACCACGTACTCAAAGGGGACAATTTTTTGAGCTTTCCTCTCCGGTTGAAACAAATAACACAGGAGACACATCTGATGCAAAGATTTAG
- the LOC141708556 gene encoding exosome complex component RRP4 homolog — translation MREIESLPLNQTQKLRLDKALEQLDFLSAGTNSNACVTVADTILVDHQDGLLKGHGTTDFDGELVATVCGVVERVNKLVYVRSLRARYKPEIGDIIVGRVIEVAPKRWRLEINFTQDAVLMLSSMTLRDGIQRRQTADDELNMRNIFVENDVICAEVRGFQHDGSLHLQARSQKYGKLEKGQLLTVPPYLVKRRKQHFHYLEKYDIDLIVGCNGFIWVGEHVETKDDMEEDQVTESEQQNASEDTYTPVEIRENICRAANAVRVLCTLGFNITADVIIEIVKLSNSIDIHDMLGAEFCVLVAESEVDRRRSSSKKKG, via the exons ATGAGAGAAATAGAGTCATTGCCGCTTAATCAAACTCAAAAGCTTAGGCTTGATAAAGCCCTGGAGCAGTTAGATTTTTTGTCTGCCGGAACTAATTCAAATGCCTGTGTAACTGTTGCTGATACTATTCTTGTTGATCACCAAGATGGCCTTCTCAA GGGTCATGGAACAACTGATTTTGATGGTGAGTTGGTTGCAACTGTTTGTGGAGTGGTCGAGCGTGTAAATAAGCTTGTTTATGTGCGGTCTCTGAGGGCCAG GTACAAGCCTGAGATTGGTGACATTATTGTCGGCAGAGTAATAGAG GTTGCCCCTAAACGTTGGAGATTGGAGATTAACTTTACTCAAGATGCAGTTTTGATGCTTTCTTCCATGACCCTGCGCGATGGTATCCAG AGGAGACAAACAGCAGATGATGAGCTCAACATGCGCAACATATTTGTGGAGAATGATGTGATCTGT GCTGAAGTTCGTGGTTTCCAACATGATGGAAGTCTACACCTACAAGCGCGAAGTCAGAAGTATGGCAAG CTTGAGAAAGGCCAACTACTAACTGTTCCTCCATACTTGGTGAAGAGGCGAAAACAGCATTTCCACTATCTGGAGAAATACGACATTGACTTGATAGTGGGTTGTAATGGTTTTATATGGGTTGGTGAACATGTTGAAACCAAGGATGATATGGAGGAGGATCAGGTAACGGAGTCTGAGCAGCAGAATGCAAGTGAAGACACTTATACTCCTGTGGAGATCAGGGAGAATATTTGTAGAGCTGCGAATGCTGTCAGAGTTCTTTGTACTCTAGGCTTCAACATCACTGCAGATGTGATCATTGAGATAGTCAAGCTTAGCAACTCCATAGATATTCATGATATGCTTGGTGCGGAATTCTGTGTGTTGGTGGCTGAGAGTGAGGTTGACCGCAGAAGATCGTCATCCAAAAAGAAGGGATGA